The window TGTGCGGGTGCCGAGGGATGCCGGGCGCTGCCGGTCGTTTCGTCGAGCGTGCAGAAGGCCACGTCGATCAGTCGCTGGGTCATGTATGGAAGCTTGGGGCTGTCAGCGAGGCGTCCACGGCGTCGGCCTCCGCCCGCCCGGGTGGAGAGCGGTGATCCCGCACCGCGAGTCTCGACCACCCGCTACCGCGACACTCCCTTGGGATCGTGTGCACCGGGCAGCTTCAGGGCGGCCCGCGGTCCGCTGCGGGAGTGCAGCCACCAGTCGCGCATGCCCCATAGGGCAAGCGCGCCGTAGGTGACGTGGACGAAGCCGGAGAAGGCGTAGCCGCTGGTGAAGGCCGGCGGGACGCCGACCAGGTCGACCAGGTCGACCAGTAGTCAGGCGATCCAGAACTCGACCATGCCGCGTGCCTGGGCGTACATCGCGACGACCGTGCCGACGAAGACGTAGGCGTCCGGCCAAGGGTCCCAGGGCAGTGTCGGGTAGGCCTTGAACAGCAGGGCCACGGCGACCGTGCGGACGGTGACGGCGCCCACCGTCGCCGCACGCTCGGTCCATCGCCGCCAGCCGTACAGGGCCACGGTCATGACGACGGCCTGCTTACCGGCGCTGCCGGCCGGGTGGCCGAGCGCATCCGTGGGGTCTTCGTGGTTCGCCGTCGGCGGCCGTGTCGGCACGCGCCGCACGGACCGCTGGGGTGGCGGCAAGGTGAGGCGGCGGCTCGTGTGCCGCCGTGGCCGACGTCGTGGAAGTGGCGCTCCGAGCTCGCACCTGACTACCCGTCAGCTCTTGTCCGGGCGGGATGTCGGCCTGCCTGCATCTCGCATTTCTGTATCGCTTGACATGATGCTATCTCGCATTGAAAGATGCCCGCCATGCGAGTAGTGACGACGGACGCCGGCCTTGGCCGGATCGAGGGCGGGGCCATCGCCCTGCTGGACACGGCTTTTCCGCACGTCGGCGCGGTCCTCGAACAGCAGGGATCGCTGCGGTGCCTGGAGTCGAGCGCGGTGCGTCGGCGGATCCCGCTCGACGAAGCCACGCTCGTGGCGCCGCTGGGCCGTCCACGCGCTGTGTGGGGCATCGGCCTCAACTACGTGTCGAAGGCGGCCCGGGCCGGCCGGGGGCTGCCCGAGCAGCCGATCCTGTACCTGGCCGCGTCGTCCGGCGTCCTGGCACCGGGCGCACAGGTGGTGATCCCACGGGCCGCGACCGAACCCGACTACGAAGGGGAGATCGCGATCGTCGTCGGGCGCCCGCTGTACCAGGCGTCCGAGTCGCAGATCTGGCCCGCGATCGCCGGCATCACCGCGGCCAACGACATGACGGCGCGTGATGTCATGCGCGCCACCGCCACGCCCGCCCTCGCCAAGAGCTACCCGGGATTCACGCCGCTCGGCGCGTCCGTCTGCACCCCCGACGACCTCGCCGACCGCGATGCGATCCGCGTACGGAGCTGGGTCAACGGCGTACTCATGCAGGACGACACGAGCGCCGGGATGATCTTCCCGGTCGCCGATCTGCTCAGCCGGCTCTCGTGGTTCACCGCCCTCGAACCCGGCGACGTCGTCCTCACCGGAACCCCGGCCGGCACCGGCCAGGACCGCGGCTGCTTCCTCGCCGACGGCGACGAGATACGGGTCGAGGTGGACGGCGTACTGCCCCTCGTCACCCGCGTCGTGCGTCCCGCGGACGCCTCACCGCACGACCACCGGCTGACCGAACCGGTCAGCTGACCGCCCCTCACACTGGAGCACACACCGATGCCCATCTCCTCCCCGTCGTCCTACGACCTCGTCCTGGCCGGCGGCACCGTCATCGATCCGGCGTCGGGCACCAACGCCCGGCTCGACGTGGCCGTCACCGGTGACCGCATCGCCGCGATCGGGGAAGGGCTGGCGGCGGGCGCGGCCCGCACGATCGACGTCACCGGTTCCACCGTGCTGCCGGGCCTCGTCGAGGGCCACACCCACATCTTCCAGTACGTCTCCGCCGTCGGCGCCCCCGCCGAGGAGGCCCACCTGCGCCGTGGCGTCGTCGCCGCGGCGGACGCCGGCACGGCAGGCGCCTCGACGTTCGCGGCCTTCCGCAAGCTGGTGGTCGAGGCGAACCCGCTGCGCATCGTCAACTTCCTCAACGTCTCGGTGCTCGGCCTGATCGACTTCAGGTTCGGCGAGCTGCTCAACCCCGACACCCTGGTCCCCGAGGACGCGCTCGCGACCGCCGAGGCCCACCCCGACATCGTGCGCGGCTTCAAGATCCGGCTGTCCGAGGACGTCGTCGGCGAGCACTGGGAGTCGCTGCTGAAGAAGTCCGTGGCGCTGGCCGAACAGGCCCAGCTTCCGCTGATGGTGCACATCGGTGAGACCGAGGAGCCGGTGCCCGTCGTCCTGGACTACCTGCGCCCCGGCGACATCGTCGCGCACTGCTACACCGGCAAGCCGAACGGCATCCTCGACGGCGACCAGGTGCACCCCGCGGTCATGGCGGCCCGCGAGCGCGGCGTGCTGTTCGACTCCGCCCACGGCAAGAGCAACCTCAGCTTCGAGGTGGCACGCCGGGCGATCGCCGACGGATTCCTGCCCGACATCCTCAGCTCCGACACCAGCGCCCGCAACTGGCGCGGCCCGGTGTTCGACCTGCTCACCAGCGTCTCCAAGCTGGTCGCGCTCGGCGCGCCGCTGGAGGAGTGCATACGGCGGGCCACCGTCGCCCCCGCAAAGCTGCTCGGCCTCGACACCGAGGGCTACGGGCGCCTGGCGGTCGGCGGTCGGGCCGACGTCACGGTCGTCGACTGGACCGACGAGGTCACCCTGCCCGACGCCGCGGGCAACACCATCCTCGCGCCGCGCCTGGAGCCGTCCGTCGTGCTGCACGCCGGCGCCGAGGTCGACATCGTGCCGTGGCGCGGTCTGCCGTCGGCATGAGAACCCCGCCCGCCCCGGAGAGGACGCGATGACCATCGGCGACGTCCACCTGCTGCGGCGCCGGCTGCGCGCGGCCCTGACGGCGGGGCGGCCCGCCGTCGGGACGTTCGTCAAACTGGCCTCGCCCGACGTGGTGGAACTGGCTGAGGCGGCCGGGTTCGCGTTCGTGGTCGTCGACCTCGAACACTCCACCCTCACCGAACAGAACGCCGTCGACCTGGTCCGCCACGCCCACGCCTGCGGCCTGCCGGCCCTGGTCCGCGTGCCCGAGGTGGACGCCGCCGCCGTCAACCGGCTGCTGGAGGCCGGGGCGGCGGGGATCCAGCTCTCCATGCTCACCCGCGTCGACCAGGCAGAGGCACTCGTGGCCGCGACGCGGTTCGCGCCCGCCGGCCGCCGCTCGGTCAGCTTGGCCAACAGGGCCGCCCGGTTCGGCGCGCTCCCGCTGGCCGCCTTCCTGGGCGCCGAGCAGGACGACCCGCCGGTACTGGTCGGCCAGATCGAGACGGCCCGCACCGATCCCCTGCCGGATCTGCTCGCCCCCCTCGACGTGTGCTTCGTCGGCAGCACCGACCTCGCGGTCGACCTGGGCCTGCCGGACGATCCCACGGTGCTGCGCGCCGCGGTGGACCGCGTGCGCGAGGCCGCCCGCTCGGCGGCGGTGGCGTTCGGCGGCTGGGCGCCGACCCGGGGCGCGGCGGGACACCTGGGCCTGAGTGACGCCGACTACCTGGTCGTCGGCTCGGACCTGCAAATGCTGGCGGCAGCCCTGCGCGCCGCCGCCGGAGAGGAGAACCAGTGACCACACGCAACGCGGCATTGTTCAGCACCGTCCTGAACTGGGACGAGCTGCCGGTGACCCAGGTGCGGCCGGGGGTGCGCCGTCGTGTCTACGCGACGGACGAGATGATGATCTGCCACCACGAGCTCGAGGTCGGCATGACGCTCAACCCGCACCGGCACGAGGAGTTCGACCAGCTGGTCCATATCGCCCAGGGGCGAGCGAACTACTACGTGGACGGTGTCGCGCACGACATGCGCGCGGGCTCGTTCCTGCTGGTCCCCCGAGGCAGCGAGCACTATGTGGAGCCGACGGAGGCGCCCTGCGTGAACATCGACTTCTTCGTCCCGCCGCGTGCCGACCTGCTTCCCTGACCGAAGGCCGGCTCGCCGCGGCACCCGGGGCGCGCGGTAATCGGTGCCGGGACTGACTCAGCCCACCCACACCCGAGTCACCGCCGGGAGGCGTGTCACATGACCCACATCGTCGTGCTCGGAAGCACGAACATGGACCTCGTCGCGTACGTCGCGAAGGCCCCGCAGCGCGGAGAGACCGTGACCGGACGCGAGTTCCGTACGGTCCCCGGCGGCAAGGGCGCCAACCAGGCGGTGGCCGCGGCCCGCGCGGGCGGCACGGTGTCGATGATCGGCGCGGTGGGCGCCGACACCTTCGGCGCTCAGTTGCAGCGCGCAATCAGCTCGTCGGCGCCGAACCACGGATACTTGACCTCGCAGAGGAACTGAGCTGCCGGCCGCATTCGTGGGCCCGGCCGCCCTGGTCGGGCGCCCCGAGGGTTCGTACGAGGGCGGGTGCGACCAGGGCCCCGCCATGTGCCGCACCGTCAGTGGTGTGCGGGCCACGACCTGCCGGCCCGCCGCGCCCTCCGCGGTGGGCCGGCAGATCGCTCCGGTGGGTGGGTCAGCCGCCGTTGGGTTCGCCGTCCGAGGGGCCGAGCCGCTGCGACAGCGCGCGGGCGGTTTCCAGCAATGCCTGGGCCATCGGCGCCTTGACGTCGTCGGGGACCGTCGCCGTCGTGCCGACGACCGCGAGCGTCCCGCTGATCTTGTCGCCGTCGAAGATCGGTGCCGCGATGGTGCGGACCCCGTTGACCGCGGGGGAGTTGACCGACAGCCCGTGGTGCCGGATGGCGGCGAGTTCGTCGGCGAGTTCGGCCGACATGCGGACCGAGCGCGGCAGCGGCGGTACCTGGTCCGGGGGCAGGAAGGTGAGGAAAATCCGTCCCTGTGCCGAGGAGGTGAGGTCGAGACGTGAGCCGACCCGGACGCTGATGCGCACCATGTGGTCGGTGTTGTCCACCGAGCGCACCACGGTTGCCGACTCGCCGTCCCAGACCGACAGCACGATCGTCTCGTCGATACGCCGGACCAGGTCCTCCATGTACGGCTCGGCGGCGGCGACGATCGGCAGGCCGGCCCGCGCGGCCGCAGCGAGCGTGAGCACCTGGGATCCGAGGGAGTAGAGCGAGGTGCGCTCGTCGTACCGCAGCAGGTTCGCCGCACGCAGTGCCTTCGTGTAGCGGTGCGCGGTCGCCTTGCTCGCCCCGAGACGTGCGGTGATCTCGTTGAGATTCATGTGCGGCTTGCCGACCGTGAACGAGCCGAGGATCAGCGCCGCACGCTGCACCGTCTGGATGGTCGGCGCGGTCGTGTCGGGACCGCTTCGTTCGCCGGTGCCGGGCTGCGCCTTCGTGGCCATGAAATCTTACTCCTGTTGTCCCGTACTCAGTAAGAGGGTAAGACGTTGAATGGAACGCCGTATCGAATAGCGTAACGGTGGGAGTCGGGGAAATGTGCGGGAAAGGCTGAGGTGCTCCGCCACCGCGAGCTGAGCCGTCGGAACCGGCCGTCCGCGCGGGCCTTTCACGCGGACGGCCGGCGGCAGGTCGCCGACTCGGTGCGACGACCTCACATGTCGGAGGAGTGCCCCGGTGTGAGAGAGCGTGCCGGGTCGAGCAGGGAGGCGATGTGGTTGACGGCGAGGGCCGCCTCGCCGAAGCCGATCGAGATCAGGCTGACCTTGCCGTCGTGGTCGGCGATGTCGCCGGCCGCGAAGACGCGTTCCCGGTTTGTGCGCATCGTGCGGTCGACGAGGATGCGTCGGCGGCGCAGCTCCAGTCCCCACTGCTCGATCGGCCCGAGATCGGCGATGAAGCCGAGCGCGGCGACGACGGACTGGGCGGGCAGGCTGACCCGGTCGCCGTCCGGGCTCGCGACCACGACCTCGGACACCGCCCCGTCGGCCGACCCGTCGCCGGAGATCTTCTCGACCTCGTAGGGCGTCAGGACTCGCACGGAGGACGCGTGCACCTGCTCGACGGTGCGTTCGTGGGCCCGGAACCGCGTACGCCGGTGCACCAGCGTCACCGACGAGGCGATCGGCTCCAGCGACAGCGCCCAGTCCAGCGCGGAGTCCCCGCCGCCGACCACCACGACGTCCTGTCGGGCGAGTTCGTCCAGGCGCGGCACGAAGTACCGAAGCCCCCGGCCCAGGTAGTCGGAGCCCACCGGAAGCTCGCGGGGGACGAAGTTGCCGATCCCGCCGCAGACGAGCACCGCCCCCGCGGTGATCCGCGCGCCGGCGTCGGTGGTGGCGACGATGCCCTCGCCCGCGTCGTCGAGGCGGATGACCCCGTGCCCGAGCAGGTAGGTCGGGTTCCACCGCCCGGCCTGCTCGGCCAGCCGGTCCACCAGGTCCTGGCCGCGGACGGCGGGGAAGCCGGCCACGTCGTAGACGAGCTTCTCGGGGTACAGCGCGGCGATCTGGCCCCCCACCTCGGGCAGTGCGTCGGCGACCGCGACGCTCAGGCCGCGGAAGCCGGCGTAGTACGCGCCGTACAGCCCCGTCGGGCCGGCACCGATGACGAGCAGATCGACGGTCACCTCGGAGCCGTCGCCCTTGACGGTCGGGAGGACACTCACGCTCCCACCTCGGGGTGATCGTGGCCGACCCGGCCGACCTTGCGCGCGCCGCCGGGCGACCCGAGCGGCTCGGCTCCGCCGATTCCGAGGGTGAAGAACTCGGTGTTGATGCGCTCGGCCTGCTGGGACTCGGCCGGCAGGTCCTCGTGGTGGAAGATCGAGATCTGTGGGCAGACGGGTTCGCAGCGCCCGCACTCGACGCATTCGTCGGGCTGGATGTACAGCATCCGGTCGCCCTCGTAGATGCAGTCGGCCGGGCACTCCTCCATGCAGGACTTGTCCATGACGTCGAGACATGCCTGAGTGATGACGTACGGCACGGGCTTCTTGCCCTTCACACGGTCGCACAGTATGCGAGATGGCGTCTTCTAATGCGGAACGTGGAATGCATGATGACGGCGTCGGTCCAGGGTGTCAACCATCAGGTGATTGCTTGACATCGTCGCGTGTGCTAGGAGAAGCTGATGCGACATACGAGATGGCGTCTCACAGCGCGCCACTCGGGTCGGGACTTGTGAGAGGCAAACGCCGTAATGGGAAGCAACCCCCGGACCGTCCCAGCACCGATGATCGTCGAGGACTGGGACCTGCTCACCTTCCGGGTCAACCGCGAGGCCTACCGCAGCGCGGAGATCTTCACCCGGGAACGCGGCTGGGTGTGGACACACACCTGGCTCTACCTCGGCCACGAGACCGAGATCCCCAACCCCAACGACTTCAAGGTCCGCACCCTCGGGGGCCGACCGCTGATCTTCTGCCGGGACAGCGCCGGCGAGGTGCACGCCTTCCTGAACTCCTGCCCGCACCGCGGCACCGTGCTGTGCCGCGAGAGCGAGGGCTCGACCAGGCTCTTCCAGTGCTTCTACCACGCCTGGACATTCCGCAACAACGGTGACCTCGCCGCGATCCCCGACGCCGACGCGTACGAGTCGACCGACGAGTTCAAGGCGTCCATGGGCCTGCGCGGCGTGCCGCGCCTGGAGATCCACGAGGGATTCGTCTTCGTCGCCTTCGATCCGGACGTTCCGCCGCTGCTCGAACACCTCGGCGATGCCGCCGACTACATGACGATGATCGAACAGCAGCACGTCGGCGGCATGACCACACTGCCCGGCACACAGAAGTACAGCGTGCGGGGCAACTGGAAACTCGCCGTCGAGAACGCGATGGACGGCTACCACTTCGCGCCGACGCACAACACGTTCGTGGGCTACCTGCGCGAGAGCGGCTACGCCGTCACCGACGACAACCAGTACGCCTACAACCTCGGCAACGGCCACGGGCTGCTGGTCCTCACCGGGCACGGCGGACGGATCAGCATGGAGTGGGAACCGCGCTTCGGCGAGGCCGAGCGGGTGCGCACCGAGGCCCACCGAGCCGAGATGACGCGGCGGCTGGGGGAGAAGCGAGCACATCACGTGGCAGACGAGAGCCACATCCTGTTCGTGTTCCCCAACCTGCTGCTGTTCGACATCGAGGGCCTGTCGATCCGGCAACTGGAGCCGGTGGCGCCCGACCAGACCGATGTGCGCGCCTGGCAGCTGGTGCCCCGCAACGAGGACCCGGACACCCGCGCCCTGCGCATGAAGACGGTCGTCAGCTTCGTCGGCCCGGGCGGGCTCGCCACGCCTGACGACATCGAGGCGTACGAGGCGGTCCAGCGCG of the Streptomyces aurantiacus genome contains:
- a CDS encoding fumarylacetoacetate hydrolase family protein — encoded protein: MRVVTTDAGLGRIEGGAIALLDTAFPHVGAVLEQQGSLRCLESSAVRRRIPLDEATLVAPLGRPRAVWGIGLNYVSKAARAGRGLPEQPILYLAASSGVLAPGAQVVIPRAATEPDYEGEIAIVVGRPLYQASESQIWPAIAGITAANDMTARDVMRATATPALAKSYPGFTPLGASVCTPDDLADRDAIRVRSWVNGVLMQDDTSAGMIFPVADLLSRLSWFTALEPGDVVLTGTPAGTGQDRGCFLADGDEIRVEVDGVLPLVTRVVRPADASPHDHRLTEPVS
- a CDS encoding amidohydrolase family protein, yielding MPISSPSSYDLVLAGGTVIDPASGTNARLDVAVTGDRIAAIGEGLAAGAARTIDVTGSTVLPGLVEGHTHIFQYVSAVGAPAEEAHLRRGVVAAADAGTAGASTFAAFRKLVVEANPLRIVNFLNVSVLGLIDFRFGELLNPDTLVPEDALATAEAHPDIVRGFKIRLSEDVVGEHWESLLKKSVALAEQAQLPLMVHIGETEEPVPVVLDYLRPGDIVAHCYTGKPNGILDGDQVHPAVMAARERGVLFDSAHGKSNLSFEVARRAIADGFLPDILSSDTSARNWRGPVFDLLTSVSKLVALGAPLEECIRRATVAPAKLLGLDTEGYGRLAVGGRADVTVVDWTDEVTLPDAAGNTILAPRLEPSVVLHAGAEVDIVPWRGLPSA
- a CDS encoding HpcH/HpaI aldolase family protein, producing the protein MTIGDVHLLRRRLRAALTAGRPAVGTFVKLASPDVVELAEAAGFAFVVVDLEHSTLTEQNAVDLVRHAHACGLPALVRVPEVDAAAVNRLLEAGAAGIQLSMLTRVDQAEALVAATRFAPAGRRSVSLANRAARFGALPLAAFLGAEQDDPPVLVGQIETARTDPLPDLLAPLDVCFVGSTDLAVDLGLPDDPTVLRAAVDRVREAARSAAVAFGGWAPTRGAAGHLGLSDADYLVVGSDLQMLAAALRAAAGEENQ
- a CDS encoding cupin domain-containing protein, giving the protein MTTRNAALFSTVLNWDELPVTQVRPGVRRRVYATDEMMICHHELEVGMTLNPHRHEEFDQLVHIAQGRANYYVDGVAHDMRAGSFLLVPRGSEHYVEPTEAPCVNIDFFVPPRADLLP
- a CDS encoding IclR family transcriptional regulator, yielding MATKAQPGTGERSGPDTTAPTIQTVQRAALILGSFTVGKPHMNLNEITARLGASKATAHRYTKALRAANLLRYDERTSLYSLGSQVLTLAAAARAGLPIVAAAEPYMEDLVRRIDETIVLSVWDGESATVVRSVDNTDHMVRISVRVGSRLDLTSSAQGRIFLTFLPPDQVPPLPRSVRMSAELADELAAIRHHGLSVNSPAVNGVRTIAAPIFDGDKISGTLAVVGTTATVPDDVKAPMAQALLETARALSQRLGPSDGEPNGG
- a CDS encoding NAD(P)/FAD-dependent oxidoreductase, with protein sequence MSVLPTVKGDGSEVTVDLLVIGAGPTGLYGAYYAGFRGLSVAVADALPEVGGQIAALYPEKLVYDVAGFPAVRGQDLVDRLAEQAGRWNPTYLLGHGVIRLDDAGEGIVATTDAGARITAGAVLVCGGIGNFVPRELPVGSDYLGRGLRYFVPRLDELARQDVVVVGGGDSALDWALSLEPIASSVTLVHRRTRFRAHERTVEQVHASSVRVLTPYEVEKISGDGSADGAVSEVVVASPDGDRVSLPAQSVVAALGFIADLGPIEQWGLELRRRRILVDRTMRTNRERVFAAGDIADHDGKVSLISIGFGEAALAVNHIASLLDPARSLTPGHSSDM
- the fdxA gene encoding ferredoxin, which encodes MKGKKPVPYVITQACLDVMDKSCMEECPADCIYEGDRMLYIQPDECVECGRCEPVCPQISIFHHEDLPAESQQAERINTEFFTLGIGGAEPLGSPGGARKVGRVGHDHPEVGA
- a CDS encoding aromatic ring-hydroxylating oxygenase subunit alpha, with protein sequence MGSNPRTVPAPMIVEDWDLLTFRVNREAYRSAEIFTRERGWVWTHTWLYLGHETEIPNPNDFKVRTLGGRPLIFCRDSAGEVHAFLNSCPHRGTVLCRESEGSTRLFQCFYHAWTFRNNGDLAAIPDADAYESTDEFKASMGLRGVPRLEIHEGFVFVAFDPDVPPLLEHLGDAADYMTMIEQQHVGGMTTLPGTQKYSVRGNWKLAVENAMDGYHFAPTHNTFVGYLRESGYAVTDDNQYAYNLGNGHGLLVLTGHGGRISMEWEPRFGEAERVRTEAHRAEMTRRLGEKRAHHVADESHILFVFPNLLLFDIEGLSIRQLEPVAPDQTDVRAWQLVPRNEDPDTRALRMKTVVSFVGPGGLATPDDIEAYEAVQRGIQATVGTAAPELDYSDMSRGMADEVKGVQGRSTDEGAMRGFWRHWIEAVGLENELQVHGRRPESFLAGRDVR